The sequence below is a genomic window from Bactrocera neohumeralis isolate Rockhampton chromosome 4, APGP_CSIRO_Bneo_wtdbg2-racon-allhic-juicebox.fasta_v2, whole genome shotgun sequence.
TGCTCCTTACTTCAGGTGCTCACAGCTCCATTGTTGCCTGCAGCGCTGATGCCTCCACATTGCTAACGCAACGACATCGTGCACATTCGCAGTTAAACCAAAGTAAGAGTCATGTTCCACTCGTACTCGCCGCTCCCACAAATTTTTCCACTTCACTCCTTCACACAAATGCCACACGCTTCAAGTCCACCACATCCACAAGCAACATTGACAGCATGGAATCCATAGACAAGTTCCGCGAACGTGAAGAGCAAAGGGAGCGTGAATATGAAGAGAGAAAGTCAACCGAAGAGGCGCAGACAGAGGATGAGGCtaaaactgcaaaaataaaCGCCATACGCGCACAAATCCTAGAAGCTGCCCTGCCACATGTACCCACGTTGGGTTGGACACGTGATGCCATTGCAAAGGGCGCCGAGGAAGCTGGCTTCCCCAGCGTGGTGCATGGCATGTTCCCAGATGGCGGCTATGCGCTTGTTGCCTACTTTTATGGCAAATGCAATGATGAAGTTGTGCGCCGCTTACAGGAAGAGACACAAAACGGCAAGTTGGCCGTTGGTGATCCATTGGACTTTTTGGTGCGTGCCGTGCGCACTCGGCTGGAGATGGTTCTCCCATACAAGGCACAATGGTCACAGGCATTAGCGCTGATAGCGTTGCCAAAGAATGCCGCCAACTCGTTAGCTCAGGTTTTGACGCTGGTCGATGATATTTGCTATTATGCCGGCGATCGGTCCGTAGATGTAAGTAGTTGATATATATacgtaatttatatatatattaatgttaTTAATTGTTCAATATATTATTCTCGCAGTTTGGCTGGTATACACGTCGCATTGGCTTAGCTACAATAATGAAGATG
It includes:
- the LOC126755336 gene encoding ubiquinone biosynthesis protein COQ9, mitochondrial encodes the protein MVHLSVLYKTTRLQRMLMPLSAHSSIVACSADASTLLTQRHRAHSQLNQSKSHVPLVLAAPTNFSTSLLHTNATRFKSTTSTSNIDSMESIDKFREREEQREREYEERKSTEEAQTEDEAKTAKINAIRAQILEAALPHVPTLGWTRDAIAKGAEEAGFPSVVHGMFPDGGYALVAYFYGKCNDEVVRRLQEETQNGKLAVGDPLDFLVRAVRTRLEMVLPYKAQWSQALALIALPKNAANSLAQVLTLVDDICYYAGDRSVDFGWYTRRIGLATIMKMTELFMLQDSSADHANTWEFLRNRMDEAVQIQSILSETEGMTHSFTRSFNSAFITARNILGVDYRRR